Below is a window of Synechococcus sp. RSCCF101 DNA.
ATTTCAATCCCTCGCCGCTGCCGAGGGTGAGGAGTCCAGTGAGATTCACGATCCCGTCGACGACCTTCGCGTCCACCTCCAGCACCTCCCGGGCCAACCGGCGGCTGCCGCGAACAAACAGCTTCTCGTTCAGCACATCGAGATACCACTTGTTGGCGAGGAAGGCATTGATGCTGCTGAATCGTTGAGCCACGGCTGTGGCCAGATCAATCTTCTTCAATGCGTAGGCCAGCACCGCCAGCGTGATGCCCGCGGTCGAGACGGCCACCGAGGCCCCGGCCAGAGGCAGGAACTCGGACCAGGAGAAATGGTGGGCCATCTTCGCGGCTTCCTCCGGGTCCAGCAGGGCCGCGAAGCGGCTGTTCCATGGCATGCCGAGCAGGCCGATCAGAACCGAGGGAACCGCCAGAACGGCGAGGGGGGTGGTCATCGTCCAGACCGACTCGTGCAGATGCCCGCCCTCGTGGCCGTGCTCATCGTCGCTGCGGCCGGCACTCGCCAGCACCTGGCTGCGGATCGCGCTGTCATGACCGCGGAACTCCCCTTCGAAAGTCAGGAAGTAGAGCCGGAACATGTAGAAGGCGGTCATGCCGGCCGTGAGGAAGCCGACGAACCACAGAACCGGGAAGCTGCCGAAGGCCTGGCCGAGGATCTCGTCCTTGCTCCAGAAGCCGGCCAGGGGGGGGATGCCGCTGATGGCGATGCAGCCGATCAGGAAGGTGGTGGATGTGATGGGCATCTTGCGTCGCAGGCCTCCCATCAGGCGCATGTCCTGGGCAAGAAGGGGGTCGTGACCGACCACCTCCTCCATGGCATGGATCACCGAGCCTGAGCCCAGGAAGAGCATCGCCTTGAAGAAGGCATGGGTCACCAGGTGGAAGATCCCGGCCAACGGGGCGCCGCAGCCCATGGCCAGCATCATGTAGCCGAGCTGGGAAACGGTGCTGTAGGCCAGACCCTTCTTCAGATCCATCTGTGTCAGGGCGATGGAGGCACCCATGAACAGCGTGATCGTGCCGACGACGGCCACCACCACCTGCATGGCGGGGAACTGCTCGTAGAGCGGTTGCAGGCGGGCCACCAGAAACACGCCCGCGGCCACCATGGTCGCGGCGTGGATCAGGGCCGAGATCGGCGTGGGGCCCTCCATGGCATCGGGCAGCCAGACGTGCAGCGGGAACTGGGCCGACTTCGCCATGGGGCCCAGGAACACCAGCACGCAGAGCATCAGGGCAGCCCAGCCCGCGATGCTGCCGTCCGCCAGCCCCTGGCCGAGGCGGGAGGCGATGGTCTGGAAATCGAAGCTGCCGGTGGCCCAGAACAGACCGAGAATGCCCAGCAGCAGGCCGAAATCCCCGACCCGGTTCACCACGAAGGCCTTCTGGGCCGCATGGGCCGCGCTGTCGCGGTCGTACCAGAAGCCGATCAGCAGGTAGGAGCACATGCCCACGAGCTCCCAGAAGACGTAGATCTCAAGCAGATTCGGGCTGAGCACGAGCCCGAGCATCGAGCTGCTGAACAGCGCGAGGTAGGTGAAGAAGCGCACATAGCCCTTGTCGTGGGCCATGTAGCCATCCGAATAGAGCATCACCAGCAGGGCCACCACCGTGACCACCACCAGCATCACGGAACCCAGAGGGTCCACCGTGTAGCCCATCTGCAGGTTGAAGCTGCCGGCACTGGCCCAGGTGAACAGATGCTCCACCGGAGGGGCACCGGCCAGCTGCTCGCGCAGCACCGCCAGGCTGAGCACCGCAGCGGCTCCGATGCAGGTCAGCAGGAGCGCCGCCACGGGCCGTCTGAGGCGGTTGACGGTGCGGTTGAAGCTGATCAGGCCGAGTCCGGTGAGGCAGGCTCCGGCAAGGGGAAGCACCGGGATCAGCCAGGCGAGGTCGGCAGCCGCGATCATCCGAGACTTGGGCGGGCGAGCTCAGGGAGTGTAGGCAGCACGGTCGGGACCGCTGTGCGTTCAGGCGAGAAATCGCTCGATGGCGCTCGCCCGGAACCCTGCCGCCGCCAGAGGAATCCAGCGATGGCTCCACCAGAGCACCCCGATGGCGATCAGGATGCCCAGCTGGGACGGCCGGAGAAACTCGCGCCACACCAGGGTCTGCTGTCCCCGGGCAATCGCCGCGAAGGGGAGCACGGAGGTCTGGGAAGCGAGATCCTCGAAGGCTGCTCCGAACCGTTGCCTGAGTCGCCGGTCGCCGTTCCAGACCGCGAAGAGATGGTGGGCGATCAGACCCACGCAGGTCACGACCATGAAGCTGGTGCCGATCCAGAGGAGGTGAGTCGTGCACCACAGCACCTGGCCCACCGCCTGCGGGTGTCGGCTGACCCGGATGATGCCGGTGGTGTACAGCCGCACCTGCGGTTTCTGGACCGCCGGGATCTCCAAAAGGTTGTAGGTGGCGGGGTAGAGAAACAGGAAGCTCACGGCCGTCCCCGCCCACACCAGGGGCACCATTCCGGGAACCCCCTGAAGGTTCCAGAGCCGCACGCCGTCGTGGCGATGGCTGATGAAGTAGCCGATCAGCAGGGTGGCGGCCGGAATGCTCAGGGCCGCGAACAGGAGCCGCCAGGCTCTGGCGCCGATGCGGGCTTCCCCCCAGCTGCGCAGCGAGGCCCCGCCGCTGTGAAGGACTGCGAATCCGAGCAGCAGCAGAGCCATCACGGCGCTGCTGTGGTGGGGGGAGCTGGACGGGAGGACGGGCAACCGCAGCGGTGAGGCAGGGGCGATTCTGCCCAGCCGGCTGCTCGGTGGGCGGCTCCCCGCACCGGCCTAGAGTCCCCAGGCCACGCAGTCCGCAGCCGCAGGGCGATCCATGGCAGACCTGCCGTTCACCCTTGATCAGCTGCGCATCCTGCGGGCGATCGCGAGTGAAGGCAGCTTCAAGAAGGCCGCCGACAGCCTGTACGTCACCCAGCCGGCGGTCAGCCTCCAGATCCAGAACCTGGAGAAGCAGCTGGAGGTTTCCCTGTTCGACCGTGGCGGCCGAAAGGCCCAGCTGACCGAGGCCGGCCACCTGCTGCTCAGCTACTGCGACCGGATCCTGAGCCAGTGCCAGGAGGCCTGCCGGGCGCTCGATGATCTGCACAACCTCAAGGGCGGCTCACTGGTCGTCGGTGCCTCCCAGACCACCGGCACCTACCTGATGCCCCGGATGATCGGGCTCTTCCGCCAGAAGTATCCGAACGTCGCGGTGCAGCTGCAGGTGCACAGCACCCGCCGCACCGGCTGGAGCGTGGCCAACGGTCAGGTGGATCTGGCGATCATCGGCGGCGAGCTGCCGGCGGATCTCAATGATCTGCTGCAGGTGGTGCCCTATGCCAACGACGAACTGGCGCTGGTGATGCCGGTCAAGCATCCCCTCTCCCGACTGGTGGAGCTCTCCAAGGAGGATCTCTATCGCCTGGGCTTCGTCTGCCTCGACGCCCAGTCGACCACCCGCAAGATGGTGGACCACCTCCTGGCCCGATCCGGCCTCGATGTGCAGCGCCTGCGGATCGAGATGGAGCTGAACTCCTTCGAAGCGATCAAGAATGCCGTGCAGGCCGGCCTCGGCGCGGCCTTCGTGCCGGTGGTCTCGATCGAGCGCGAACTCGCCGCCGGTTCCGTGCATCGGCCGCTGCTGGCCGATCTGCAGGTGCGCCGCCAGCTCAAGCTGATCAGCCACCCGGCGCGCTACTGCTCGCGGGCGGCCGAGGCCTTCCGCCGCGAGGTGCTGCCGGTCTTCGCCAGTCCCGACAGTCCCCTGCGCCAGACCCAGCGCCTCGGCGCCGGCGCCTGATCATCAGAAGCGATCACCTTCGGGGGTGATGCCGACACTGTCGTCGGCCACGCCCGGGGTGAGGAACTTGTTCTCGCTGATGTCGGTCTGGTAGACGCAGCGGACGATCGGGTTGTCGCGGACCGAACCGATGTAGGCAAAGGTGTTCATGCGCTGCTTGCACTCCCGCATCTGCGCAGCGGTGATCGCGCCCTCCTTCTGCAGAACCGACCAGTTCTCGCGACGGATCACGCAGCCCGGCTGCAGCTTGGGCTGCGTCACGAAACTGGTGCTCGGGTTCAGCGTGGTGTACATCTCCACGTCCATCACGAAGGCACTGGCGCCCCACTGCTTGCAGAACTCCGGATCGGGCACGGCCAGGTCGAGCTGCTGGCTGCTGGCGATGTTGCCCTGATCGCCCGGTCGGTTGCTCGAGAGGCTGGTGCCGATGCCGATGCCGAGGATCAGGACTCCGGCGAGAACCGACGCGGTGGCCAGATTGAACTGGAAACCGCCCTGGCCGCCATCCGGACCGCCACCATTGCCGCGGCCGGCTCCGTTGCCACGGCCCGGTGGACGGGACTCGCGGCCGCGATCGTCGTAGGTGGCCTGTCGGGCGTCCCGATGCGGATAGGCCTCCCGCTCGCTGTAGGCCCGCTCGCTGTAGGAGCGTGGTCGGCGCGGGGGACGGGAGCGGCTCCAGTCGTTACGGCTCATAGGAGTTCCGGGGTCCTGGGCAGCCCCATGGAGAAGTTCTGCACCCTGGCCTGAGGGTTGTATCGGAGCCGTCCCTGCTGCAGCAGCTGTCGGATCGTGCCTTCCAGGTCGGAGCCGATCCGTCTCAGGTTGTACTCGCTGAGGTCGGCCCCGGCATGGTCCGCCACCAGGCGGCGGAAATGGTCCTGCACCTCACGCAGGCAGGCCTCATCCCAGATGAACTCGTTGTCCGGGTCCACATCGAGCGTGAGGCGGCTGCGATCGGCCACCAGATCATCTCCCTCCACCCGCGCGGTGAACAGGCGGATGTGACGGGTGGTGGATTTGAGCAGGGTCTCGGCCATGACGGCAGCGCTGCGCTGGTCGGACCCGACTGTAGGAAGCCGTACGGGTGCGACGGTCTCCCGCGGCGGTCAGCTCTCTTAAGGTTGCTTCTGGTTTGTCTGAGTCCATGCGCGTCGCCATCGCAGGAGCCGGTCTGGCCGGCCTGTCCTGTGCCAAGTACCTCGCCGACGCCGGACACACGCCGATCGTGCTCGAAGCCCGCGATGTGCTCGGGGGCAAGGTGGCCGCCTGGAAGGATGAGGACGGCGACTGGTATGAAACCGGTCTGCACATCTTCTTCGGCGCCTATCCGAACATGCTGCAGCTGATGGGCGAGCTGGGCCTATTGGACCGGCTGCAGTGGAAGAGCCACTCGATGATCTTCAATCAGCCGGATGAGCCGGGCACCTACAGCCGTTTCGACTTTCCCGATCTGCCGGCCCCGCTGAACGGTGTTGCAGCCATTCTCGGCAACAACGACATGTTGACCTGGGGCGAGAAGATCGCTTTCGGCCTCGGGCTCGTGCCGGCCATGCTCAGGGGTCAGCCCTATGTGGAGGAGTGTGATCAGTATTCCTGGACCGAATGGCTGAAGCTGCACAACATCCCCGAGCGTGTGAACGATGAGGTGTTCATCGCCATGAGCAAGGCGCTCAATTTCATCGATCCCGATGAGATCTCCGCCACGGTTGTGCTCACGGCCCTCAATCGCTTCCTGCAGGAGAAGGACGGCTCCCGCATGGCCTTCCTCGATGGTGCACCCCCCGAACGCCTCTGTCAGCCGATCGTGGATTCCGTTCGCCAACGGGGCGGTGAGGTGCATCTGCGCCGGCCACTGCGGGAGATCCTCCTGGCGGACGACGGAAGCGTGGCGGGGTTCCGCATCGCTGAACTGGGT
It encodes the following:
- the ndhM gene encoding NAD(P)H-quinone oxidoreductase subunit M gives rise to the protein MAETLLKSTTRHIRLFTARVEGDDLVADRSRLTLDVDPDNEFIWDEACLREVQDHFRRLVADHAGADLSEYNLRRIGSDLEGTIRQLLQQGRLRYNPQARVQNFSMGLPRTPELL
- a CDS encoding NAD(P)H-quinone oxidoreductase subunit 5, with translation MIAAADLAWLIPVLPLAGACLTGLGLISFNRTVNRLRRPVAALLLTCIGAAAVLSLAVLREQLAGAPPVEHLFTWASAGSFNLQMGYTVDPLGSVMLVVVTVVALLVMLYSDGYMAHDKGYVRFFTYLALFSSSMLGLVLSPNLLEIYVFWELVGMCSYLLIGFWYDRDSAAHAAQKAFVVNRVGDFGLLLGILGLFWATGSFDFQTIASRLGQGLADGSIAGWAALMLCVLVFLGPMAKSAQFPLHVWLPDAMEGPTPISALIHAATMVAAGVFLVARLQPLYEQFPAMQVVVAVVGTITLFMGASIALTQMDLKKGLAYSTVSQLGYMMLAMGCGAPLAGIFHLVTHAFFKAMLFLGSGSVIHAMEEVVGHDPLLAQDMRLMGGLRRKMPITSTTFLIGCIAISGIPPLAGFWSKDEILGQAFGSFPVLWFVGFLTAGMTAFYMFRLYFLTFEGEFRGHDSAIRSQVLASAGRSDDEHGHEGGHLHESVWTMTTPLAVLAVPSVLIGLLGMPWNSRFAALLDPEEAAKMAHHFSWSEFLPLAGASVAVSTAGITLAVLAYALKKIDLATAVAQRFSSINAFLANKWYLDVLNEKLFVRGSRRLAREVLEVDAKVVDGIVNLTGLLTLGSGEGLKYFETGRAQFYALVVFGGVIVLVVLFGSL
- a CDS encoding NnrU family protein; the protein is MALLLLGFAVLHSGGASLRSWGEARIGARAWRLLFAALSIPAATLLIGYFISHRHDGVRLWNLQGVPGMVPLVWAGTAVSFLFLYPATYNLLEIPAVQKPQVRLYTTGIIRVSRHPQAVGQVLWCTTHLLWIGTSFMVVTCVGLIAHHLFAVWNGDRRLRQRFGAAFEDLASQTSVLPFAAIARGQQTLVWREFLRPSQLGILIAIGVLWWSHRWIPLAAAGFRASAIERFLA
- a CDS encoding LysR family transcriptional regulator, with product MADLPFTLDQLRILRAIASEGSFKKAADSLYVTQPAVSLQIQNLEKQLEVSLFDRGGRKAQLTEAGHLLLSYCDRILSQCQEACRALDDLHNLKGGSLVVGASQTTGTYLMPRMIGLFRQKYPNVAVQLQVHSTRRTGWSVANGQVDLAIIGGELPADLNDLLQVVPYANDELALVMPVKHPLSRLVELSKEDLYRLGFVCLDAQSTTRKMVDHLLARSGLDVQRLRIEMELNSFEAIKNAVQAGLGAAFVPVVSIERELAAGSVHRPLLADLQVRRQLKLISHPARYCSRAAEAFRREVLPVFASPDSPLRQTQRLGAGA
- a CDS encoding DUF3172 domain-containing protein, coding for MSRNDWSRSRPPRRPRSYSERAYSEREAYPHRDARQATYDDRGRESRPPGRGNGAGRGNGGGPDGGQGGFQFNLATASVLAGVLILGIGIGTSLSSNRPGDQGNIASSQQLDLAVPDPEFCKQWGASAFVMDVEMYTTLNPSTSFVTQPKLQPGCVIRRENWSVLQKEGAITAAQMRECKQRMNTFAYIGSVRDNPIVRCVYQTDISENKFLTPGVADDSVGITPEGDRF
- the pds gene encoding 15-cis-phytoene desaturase is translated as MRVAIAGAGLAGLSCAKYLADAGHTPIVLEARDVLGGKVAAWKDEDGDWYETGLHIFFGAYPNMLQLMGELGLLDRLQWKSHSMIFNQPDEPGTYSRFDFPDLPAPLNGVAAILGNNDMLTWGEKIAFGLGLVPAMLRGQPYVEECDQYSWTEWLKLHNIPERVNDEVFIAMSKALNFIDPDEISATVVLTALNRFLQEKDGSRMAFLDGAPPERLCQPIVDSVRQRGGEVHLRRPLREILLADDGSVAGFRIAELGDGGAADAGSCVIEADAYVSALPVDPFKLLLPESWSAMPFFKKLDGLRGVPVINIHLWFDRKLTDIDHLLFSRSDLLSVYADMSNTCREYEDPNRSMLELVFAPAKDWIGRSDDAIIEATMGELRKLFPNHFEGPDPALLRKAKVVKTPLSVYKTTPGCQQLRPSQATPIRNFFLAGDYTMQRYLASMEGAVLSGKLCAATVDGSRAGVQPGAAVAAEGADRPVVSGGVAA